A DNA window from Centroberyx gerrardi isolate f3 chromosome 5, fCenGer3.hap1.cur.20231027, whole genome shotgun sequence contains the following coding sequences:
- the tkta gene encoding transketolase translates to MEDYHKPDQQTVQALRNIANRLRINSIKATTAAGSGHPTSCCSVAEIMSVLFFHTMKYRPEDPRNFNNDRFVLSKGHAAPALYSMWAETGFLKESELLSLCQVDSTLEGHPTPKQQFVDVATGSLGQGLGVACGMAYTGKYFDKSSYRVYCLLGDGELSEGSVWEAMSFASYYQLDNLVAIMDINRLGQSDPAPLQHHVEKYQKRCEAFGWHAIIVDGHSVEELCKALSQPRHQPTAIIAKTIKGKGIPAAEDKMGWHAKPLPKDMAEVVLKDLQSRIMNSSKRLYPAAPMEDSPPVSLRNVRMPSAPSYKPGEKIATRKAYGMALAKLGRYNERVVALDGDTNNLTYSEIFKNEHPNRFVECYIAQQNMVSVAMGCAARERNIVFASTLASFFTRAYDQLRMAAISESNINLCGSHCGLSTGEEGPSQMGLEDVAMFRALPTATIFYPSDGVSTEKAVELAVNTKGVCYIRTSRQENAIIYNSNEDFHVGQAKVVYQSKEDQVTVVAAGVTLHEALAAAEHLKKERISIRVIDPFTIKPLDAKTIIDHTRATRGRILTVEDHYYEGGLGEAVCSAMVNESGFSLHRLAVSHVPRSGKPHELLKIYGIDRDAIAQAVRKMLSSSTNAK, encoded by the exons ATGGAGGATTACCACAAACCTGACCAGCAGACAGTGCAGGCGCTAAGGAATATCGCCAACCGCCTCAGAATCAACTCCATCAAGGCAACAACTGCTGCAGGCAGTGG ACACCCCACATCATGCTGCAGTGTGGCAGAAATCATGTCTGTGCTTTTCTTCCACACCATGAAGTATCGTCCTGAAGACCCCAGGAACTTCAATAATGACCGCTTTGTCCTGTCCAAG GGTCATGCTGCTCCGGCGCTGTACTCCATGTGGGCTGAGACGGGCTTCCTGAAGGAGAGCGAGCTCCTCAGTCTGTGCCAGGTTGACTCGACCCTGGAGGGCCACCCGACTCCT AAACAGCAATTTGTGGATGTAGCCACTGGCTCCTTGGGACAGGGCCTTGGTGTGGCCTGTGGGATGGCATACACTGGGAAGTACTTTGACAAGTCCAG TTATCGTGTGTACTGCCTGCTGGGGGATGGTGAGCTGTCGGAGGGGTCTGTCTGGGAGGCCATGTCCTTCGCCTCCTACTACCAGCTGGACAACCTGGTGGCCATCATGGACATCAACCGTCTGGGCCAAAGTGACCCAGCGCCCCTGCAGCATCACGTAGAGAAATATCAGAAGCGTTGCGAAGCTTTTGG ttggcATGCCATCATTGTGGATGGACACAGTGTGGAGGAGCTTTGCAAGGCTCTGAGCCAGCCACGCCATCAACCCACTGCCATCATTGCTAAAACCATCAAGGGCAAGGGCATCCCAG CTGCGGAGGATAAGATGGGCTGGCATGCCAAGCCACTGCCCAAGGACATGGCAGAGGTGGTGCTGAAAGACCTGCAGAGCCGCATCATGAACAGCAGCAAGCGCCTGTACCCAGCTGCCCCCATGGAGGACTCCCCTCCGGTCAGCCTGAGGAACGTCAGGATGCCCAGTGCACCCAGCTACAAGCCTGGAGAAAAG attGCCACACGGAAGGCATATGGGATGGCCCTGGCCAAGCTGGGCCGCTACAATGAACGTGTTGTGGCCCTTGACGGAGACACCAACAACCTCACCTATTCAGAGATCTTCAAGAATGAGCATCCCAACCGCTTTGTTGAGTGCTACATTGCTCAGCAGAACATG GTCAGTGTTGCCATGGGCTGTGCTGCCCGTGAGAGGAACATTGTGTTTGCCAGCACTCTGGCTTCCTTCTTTACCCGCGCCTATGACCAGCTCCGCATGGCCGCCATCTCAGAGAGCAACATCAACCTGTGTGGCTCCCACTGCGGCCTGTCCACTG GAGAGGAAGGCCCCTCTCAGATGGGTCTAGAGGACGTGGCTATGTTCAGGGCCCTTCCCACAGCGACCATCTTCTATCCCAGTGATGGTGTGTCTACTGAGAAGGCTGTGGAGCTGGCTGTAAACACAAAG GGTGTTTGCTACATCAGAACTAGCCGCCAGGAGAATGCCATCATCTATAACAGCAATGAGGACTTCCATGTTGGACAGGCAAAG GTGGTGTACCAGAGCAAGGAGGACCAGGTGACTGTGGTGGCAGCTGGAGTGACCCTGCATGAGGCTCTGGCTGCAGCTGAGCATCTAAAGAAAG AGAGGATCTCTATCAGGGTCATTGACCCCTTCACAATCAAACCGCTGGATGCCAAAACCATCATCGACCACACTCGTGCCACCAGGGGCCGTATCCTCACTGTGGAAGACCACTACTATGAAG